The DNA sequence AGCCTCATATTCCATCGGCAAAAAGGGGAACACATACTGATAGATCTGGTCCACCGCCTTCTGCAAATCCCTCAGCACAAGCGCCATGCCCCTTAAATGCACAAAGTCCCAGTCTGACCCGTTCGCCCACTCGTCTTCGACATCGTCAATCATGAACCTGACATTTGGCGGCACCCACTGTGGTTGGATCGGTGAGAGATCGAGCCCCAAGATTTCAGCCCCAGGGAACAGGTCCCCCATCTCGATAGCCCAGATTCCTGTGCCGGTCCCAATATCAATGATCTTTTGTGGGTTGGGTCCAATGGGTGAAAGGTAGAGTTTCCCGTCCTTTCGACACAAATCAATGTTAGTGAATAATTACCTAAGGGGCAACAAAGGGGCAACCCACCGTcaactccatcatcatcgcatGCTTCATATCCTCCCTATTCTGCTCCTGATCATCATTTGGAATTGGGTACCTCCCATATCGATAAGAATGATATCTCCTCCCATTCTCATACGTATGTGCATAAATGCTCGACGTCACCGACGTCGAAGCCTTGGACGACCCGTCCCATCCCTCAGCCAAGAactcgtcttcttcctcagggccctcctcagcctcgatTGAATCAGGGAATTGCTCTGTCTGCCGTCTCCCATCGCCTGTTTTTTGCGAAAATGCTTCATCTTCCGGTATCGGGCCCGGTGTTGACGGTTGCGGTGGTTTTGGCGACGATCTTTTCGTctgtggtggtagtggtggctCTAAATGTGAGGGGTCATCGGATGGCCCCCTTTGGGGTTCTGAAAGTCCTGACATCGGAGAGCTGTGCCGACCGTTGACGTCGACCGGGATTTAATGCACGTCACCGCGGGATGATTGTTGAGGATTCAGGAAGGAAATTTCCGTGAAGCTTTTGGTCCGTCGTCGCCGGTCTCAGGATCGATATCGGGATCACAGAATCGGAGCCTTTTCTCGTTCTTCGGCAGCTTCAAGAAATG is a window from the Podospora pseudocomata strain CBS 415.72m chromosome 6, whole genome shotgun sequence genome containing:
- a CDS encoding hypothetical protein (COG:H; EggNog:ENOG503NZFC), yielding MSGLSEPQRGPSDDPSHLEPPLPPQTKRSSPKPPQPSTPGPIPEDEAFSQKTGDGRRQTEQFPDSIEAEEGPEEEDEFLAEGWDGSSKASTSVTSSIYAHTYENGRRYHSYRYGRYPIPNDDQEQNREDMKHAMMMELTDGKLYLSPIGPNPQKIIDIGTGTGIWAIEMGDLFPGAEILGLDLSPIQPQWVPPNVRFMIDDVEDEWANGSDWDFVHLRGMALVLRDLQKAVDQIYQHLKPGGWVEFQESHGEPRCDDGTMDPETDVMKKFWALCVEAMAKFGMNLNMPAVVGNFLERAGFVNITCVKKKTPVGTWPKDKTMRLIGLYVKEAALQSLSALGKAFANLGMDAVEREVFSAKVREAVMDGKVHRYYYFYFWFAQKPYDNKEGDGGGGDS